In Oryza sativa Japonica Group chromosome 3, ASM3414082v1, one DNA window encodes the following:
- the LOC4331878 gene encoding protein ALTERED SEED GERMINATION 2 isoform X2: protein MEMDHAAAEKARWRFSDGGVTDLLQARSLHGTADINKRVQFHSSLVQRLALEKEMEGHLGCVNAIAWNSKGSLLLSGSDDTRIGIWSYANRELLHDIDTGHSANIFCTKFVPETSDEVIVSGAGDAEVRVFNLSRLSGKRPVEISMEPSAVYQCHSRRIKKLAVEIGNPNIVWSASEDGTLRQHDFRECSSCPRARSTNQECRNVLLDLRWGAKKSLADIPRQPLALKSCDISTVRPHQLLVGGSDAFARLYDRRMLPPLSTCQTKKEPPPCIKMFCPMHLADTRKSNLHLTHVAFSPNGKEVLLSYSGEHVYLFDVDLENTSSVRYTADNVQEQLCLPPFNKEPAKLISKQQKFPVNRASRNVCRVDTFKKLMQVATKSLEMGTNLMLGVEACSTILLAVDHNIDDNMKHDCLCTRAGLYLKRRWKNDVYMAIRDCNSARCIDSRSFQAHLYMAEALLQLGRLKEASEYVDALNTIVPPYSQSVKQVENIKEQLFAAELEKNKKDQVGNTYTDARHGRLRSLSDLLFRSDASGSSSQEGREDSDYDDEMELDFETSASAESTQNGDSAYQPEVAVDMKQRYVAHCNVGTDIKQASFLGEQGEFIASGSDDGRWFIWEKRTGRLIKMLAGDGAVVNCIQSHPYDCAVATSGIDNTIKLWTPDANATSMIAGPEIDVSSVIENNQRKLSRNREILLPFEFLERFRMHEFGEGSLHPLECAQS, encoded by the exons atggagatggaccacgcggcggcggagaaggcgcgGTGGCGCTTCTCGGACGGCGGCGTCACCGACCTCCTGCAAGCCCGAAGTCTCCACGGCACCGCT GACATTAATAAGAGAGTGCAATTCCATTCTTCTCTAGTACAAAGGCTTGCTTTGGAGAAGGAAATGGAG GGTCACCTAGGTTGTGTCAATGCTATTGCATGGAATTCAAAGGGCTCACTTCTGCTATCAGGTTCAGATGACACTAGA ATCGGCATCTGGAGTTATGCTAATCGAGAgttgttgcatgacattgatACGGGTCATTCAGCAAACATATTTTGCACAAAATTTGTCCCTGAAACATCTGATGAAGTAATAGTCTCAGGAGCAGGAGATGCAGAG GTTCGTGTTTTTAATTTGTCCCGTTTAAGTGGAAAAAGGCCTGTAGAAATTTCTATGGAACCATCAGCAGTTTACCAATGCCACTCAAGGAGGATCAAGAAATTAGCT GTTGAAATTGGTAACCCTAATATAGTCTGGAGTGCAAGTGAGGATGGAACTCTAAGACAGCATGATTTTCGGGAGTGCAGTTCCTGTCCTCGTGCAAGATCTACTAATCAGGAATGCCGTAATGTGCTT CTAGATCTACGATGGGGAGCAAAGAAATCTTTAGCTGATATTCCCAGACAGCCATTGGCACTGAAGTCTTGTGATATCAGCACTGTTCGTCCCCATCAGCTCCTTGTTGGTGGAAG TGATGCATTTGCACGACTGTATGATAGGAGAATGCTTCCACCATTGAGCACATGCCAAACAAAAAAGGAACCACCTCCATGTATTAAAATGTTCTGTCCAATGCACCTTGCTGATACT AGGAAGTCAAATTTGCATCTAACTCATGTTGCGTTCAGCCCAAATGGTAAGGAGGTTCTGTTGAGCTACAGTGGTGAACATGTATATCTATTTGATGTTGACCTAG AAAATACGAGTTCTGTGAGATACACAGCAGACAATGTACAGGAGCAATTATGTCTACCCCCTTTTAACAAAGAGCCAGCAAAGTTAATTTCAAAACAACAGAAGTTTCCTGTAAACAGAGCTTCAAGAAATGTGTGTAGG GTAGATACGTTCAAGAAACTTatgcaagttgcaacaaaatCTCTTGAGATGGGCACTAACTTGATGCTTGGGGTTGAAGCATGCTCTACAATACTTCTGGCAGTGGACCATAATATTGATGATAACATGAAGCATGATTGCTTGTGTACTCGGGCAGGATTGTATCTAAAG AGGAGGTGGAAAAATGATGTATACATGGCTATAAGGGATTGCAACAGTGCAAGGTGTATAGATTCCAGATCATTTCAGGCGCATCTGTATATGGCAGAAGCACTATTACAG TTAGGAAGGCTGAAAGAGGCATCTGAATATGTGGATGCATTAAATACTATTGTTCCACCTTATTCTCAGTCAGTGAAGCAAGTGGAAAATATAAAGGAGCAGCTTTTTGCAG CTGAACTTGAGAAGAATAAAAAGGATCAAGTAGGGAATACCTACACTGATGCACGACATGGGCGGTTACGCTCATTAAGTGATCTACTGTTTAGATCAGATGCCAGTGGCTCGTCATCACAGGAGGGTCGAGAAGATTCAGATTATGATGATGAAATGGAGTTGGACTTTGAAACATCAGCATCAG CTGAGTCCACTCAGAATGGTGATTCTGCCTATCAG CCAGAAGTTGCCGTTGACATGAAGCAAAGATATGTTGCACACTGCAATGTGGGGACAGATATAAAGCAAGCTAGCTTTCTCGGTGAACAAG GGGAGTTTATTGCTAGCGGAAGTGATGATGGTAGATGGTTCATATGGGAGAAACGAACTGGAAGGTTGATTAAAATGCTTGCAGGGGATGGAGCCG TTGTGAACTGTATACAATCTCATCCATATGACTGTGCTGTTGCAACAAGTGGTATAGATAACACAATAAAG TTATGGACACCGGATGCGAACGCTACATCTATGATTGCTGGACCCGAAATTGATGTATCAAGTGTCATAGAAAACAATCAGAGGAAGCTCTCCCGGAACCGTGAAATTTTGCT ACCTTTCGAATTTTTGGAACGATTTCGAATGCATGAGTTTGGTGAAGGAAGTTTACATCCTTTGGAGTGTGCACAGAGCTGA
- the LOC112938316 gene encoding uncharacterized protein isoform X2: MLVAKNLNLHGLLNVVNYVIFMKNVRVERMEMDCFLNVALRGARSIVLDPANPSVKSQAKSMAAAAVEGNMRRMNWKQKKEFYKKNPAAVIAPTKSVSKVKLSNSVPKANFSTSPALSPEQPGPSIPSVPTGSDVNNEVITPFDLNKDENSKVEKSTPNRVSQGTSRRASVVSASTDDNTNELRSLLISVLSENPKGMNLKGLEKAVADVFPNASKKIDSIIKNIAIFQAPGRYLLKPGLEAESSKRSIDDNTEEAGPSLKMDDPDIFERIDIGGSPVSAARDEKVNNDSDGKAGSSSESGSGSDSDSESSDSGSDSGSQSRSAASGSGSSSDSDSDASSSSKEGSDAFVDITSDDDKGGAHRKAADELKLSSLPRDLTALDGDDELIDIGTNLDYKSASPHIDLNNFNDNNNESAYTAVPTDSFDASHLEKPPEIPGSKNMVNTSIDPSRIDSKYAANEMSYEDLFGDPLAPSSENLPKEETSQSTKHHGSRRKSVSKDGSNHGQDRINEKGAKPKLKRCSANENSSVMSGSAKRAKADYLGTTSSLSEQRQTLPLDKHVNEKLSKETGNVSWDAHSDLHAHDSSPAVKVRHLASGNLQKINQSPNVLNQAMHSERTQDKVEKSISKKKADKVQKPWNSLDGNLGRVSHAEDPYANFDDSDDSATRKKARYGGTQVEDKMLSRSKDANIDVNSMVSAKSAKGNVGYDGVMPFPDSNESNGQPSNLQRNNAESSPHGKKVLQRELSDLELGEFREASLENETGRAKKQFERNSSSKSLDGKLANVDNSIPSMANRKGSLSSSQDQRKPSPREFGIGGNINQEGFPKKASGYDFDNNRPQQRGNVPQSQQLSKPDNPVPVVILHPDQPGEKPGKRETRVQVGMLDQVGPKKIGKTTPKLPQNGSRNAIGSRTQKSISPAENEERSRNNSLIENDASRKRRDSSSDEDNLFFSKYDKEEPELKGPIKDFSQYKDYVQEYTEKYKVYSYLNIQIEKTRSEFLKVQEDLNVAKERDKDLYYNIMERIRDMYHESGTRHKLMKKVFSLLHEELQTIKRRIKDFADSYSNE; the protein is encoded by the exons ATGTTGGTGGCAAAGAATTTAAATTTACATGGGCTTCTGAACGTGGTGAATTATGTGATATTTATGAAGAACGTCAGAGTGGAGAGGATGGAAATGGATTGCTTCTTGAATGTGGCTCTGCGTGGCGCAAG ATCGATTGTGCTGGACCCTGCAAATCCATCTGTTAAGAGTCAGGCCAAGTcaatggctgctgctgctgttgaag GTAATATGCGGAGGATGAACTGGAAGCAGAAGAAAGAATTTTACAAGAAGAATCCAG CTGCTGTTATTGCTCCAACCAAATCAGTTTCCAAAGTGAAGCTGTCTAATAGTGTACCAAAAGCAAATTTCTCCACTTCACCAGCGCTTTCTCCTGAGCAACCTGGACCGAGCATTCCTTCAGTTCCTACCGGATCAGATGTAAATAATGAAGTCATAACACCATTCGATTTGAATAAAGATGAAAATAGTAAAGTCGAGAAATCAACCCCAAATAGGGTGTCTCAAGGAACAAGTCGTCGAGCAAGTGTTGTTTCTGCAAGTACTGATGATAATACAAATGAGCTGCGAAGTCTCTTGATATCTGTACTTTCAGAAAATCCAAAAGGAATGAATTTAAag GGCCTGGAGAAAGCTGTTGCAGATGTATTTCCGAATGCTTCAAAGAAAATAGATAGTATCATCAAGAAT ATTGCAATTTTCCAAGCGCCAGGGAGGTATTTGCTCAAACCTGGATTAGAGGCAGAAAGCTCTAAAAG ATCTATTGATGACAACACTGAGGAAGCTGGTCCAAGCTTAAAAATGGATGATCCTGATATATTTGAGAGGATTGACATTGGAGGCTCCCCAGTTTCTGCTGCCCGAGATGAAAAAGTCAATAATGACAGTGATGGTAAAGCTGGCTCATCTAGTGAGAGTGGAAGCGGTAGTGATAGTGACAGTGAAAGCAGTGACAGTGGAAGTGACAGTGGGAGCCAAAGCAGAAGCGCTGCAAGTGGCAGTGGGAGCAGTAGTGACAGTGACAGTGATGCTTCTTCAAGCAGCAAGGAAGGATCAGATGCATTTGTGGATATTACAAGTGATGATGATAAAGGAGGAGCACACAGAAAAGCAGCAGATGAACTTAAATTATCTTCATTGCCAAGAGATTTGACTGCACTAGATGGCGATGATGAGCTAATAGATATTGGAACAAATCTGGATTATAAGAGCGCATCCCCACACATTGATTTGAACAATTTTAATGACAACAATAATGAGTCAGCATACACAGCTGTACCAACTGATAGCTTCGATGCGAGCCACTTAGAGAAGCCACCAGAAATTCCTGGAAGCAAGAACATGGTAAATACCAGCATAGATCCTAGTAGAATTGATAGCAAGTACGCTGCAAATGAAATGTCTTATGAGGACCTTTTTGGTGACCCTTTAGCACCAAGTAGTGAAAACCTACCCAAGGAAGAAACCAGCCAATCTACAAAACATCATGGCAGTAGGAGAAAGTCAGTATCAAAGGATGGATCAAATCATGGTCAGGATAGGATCAACGAGAAAGGTGCCAAACCCAAGTTGAAAAGATGCTCTGCCAATGAGAACTCGAGTGTAATGTCTGGAAGTGCCAAAAGGGCCAAGGCTGATTATTTAGGAACTACTAGTTCATTATCAGAACAGAGACAAACTTTACCTCTTGACAAACATGTGAATGAGAAGCTGAGTAAGGAGACAGGGAATGTTAGCTGGGATGCACATAGTGATCTTCATGCACATGATAGCAGCCCTGCTGTGAAAGTAAGACATTTGGCTTCTGGAAATTTGCAAAAGATAAATCAAAGCCCAAATGTACTTAACCAAGCAATGCACTCTGAGAGAACACAAGATAAGGTTGAGAAGTCAATTTCTAAGAAAAAGGCAGATAAGGTTCAGAAGCCTTGGAATAGTTTGGATGGTAACCTTGGAAGAGTTTCGCACGCTGAAGACCCATATGCCAATTTTGATGACTCTGATGATTCTGCCACAAGAAAAAAAGCTAGATATGGGGGAACCCAAGTTGAGGATAAAATGCTCAGTCGTTCCAAAGATGCTAACATTGACGTGAATTCCATGGTTTCAGCTAAAAGTGCTAAAGGAAATGTTGGATATGATGGTGTTATGCCGTTTCCTGATTCCAATGAAAGTAATGGTCAGCCATCAAATTTGCAAAGAAATAATGCCGAGAGTTCACCTCATGGAAAAAAAGTGCTCCAGAGAGAGCTTTCAGATCTCGAGTTGGGTGAATTTCGTGAGGCTTCTCTGGAAAATGAGACTGGGAGGGCAAAGAAGCAATTTGAAAGAAATAGTTCTTCAAAATCACTTGATGGTAAATTAGCTAATGTGGATAACTCCATTCCCAGTATGGCAAACAGAAAGGGTTCTCTATCCTCTTCTCAAGATCAGAGGAAACCATCACCTCGAGAATTTGGTATTGGAGGTAATATAAATCAGGAAGGATTCCCCAAGAAGGCATCTGGATATGATTTTGATAATAATAGGCCTCAACAAAGAGGAAATGTTCCACAAAGTCAGCAATTGTCAAAACCTGATAATCCAGTTCCTGTGGTCATATTACATCCAGATCAGCCAGGAGAAAAACCCGGGAAAAGGGAAACAAGGGTTCAGGTTGGAATGCTAGATCAAGTAGGTCCAAAGAAGATAGGGAAAACTACCCCCAAGCTTCCTCAGAATGGTAGTAGGAATGCCATAGGCTCTAGAACACAGAAATCAATTTCCCCAGCAGAAAATGAGGAAAGAAGTAGGAACAACTCTTTGATTGAGAATGATGCAAGTAGAAAGAGAAGGGACAGTTCTTCAGATGAAGATAATTTATTCTTCTCAAAGTATGATAAAGAGGAACCAGAACTGAAAGGTCCAATAAAAGATTTCTCACA ATACAAAGATTATGTTCAGGAGTACACTGAGAAATACAAAGTTTACTCCTACTTAAACATTCAGATTGAGAAAACTCG ATCTGAATTCCTAAAGGTTCAGGAGGATCTTAATGTCGCTAAAGAAAGAGATAAGGATCTGTATTATAACATTATGGAAAGAATCAGAGACATGTATCATGAATCGGGCACA AGGCATAAATTGATGAAGAAGGTCTTTTCACTGCTTCACGAAGAGTTGCAG ACTATCAAGAGAAGAATTAAAGACTTCGCCGACAGCTATTCAAATGAGTAA
- the LOC4331878 gene encoding protein ALTERED SEED GERMINATION 2 isoform X1, producing MEMDHAAAEKARWRFSDGGVTDLLQARSLHGTADINKRVQFHSSLVQRLALEKEMEGHLGCVNAIAWNSKGSLLLSGSDDTRIGIWSYANRELLHDIDTGHSANIFCTKFVPETSDEVIVSGAGDAEVRVFNLSRLSGKRPVEISMEPSAVYQCHSRRIKKLAVEIGNPNIVWSASEDGTLRQHDFRECSSCPRARSTNQECRNVLLDLRWGAKKSLADIPRQPLALKSCDISTVRPHQLLVGGSDAFARLYDRRMLPPLSTCQTKKEPPPCIKMFCPMHLADTRKSNLHLTHVAFSPNGKEVLLSYSGEHVYLFDVDLENTSSVRYTADNVQEQLCLPPFNKEPAKLISKQQKFPVNRASRNVCRVDTFKKLMQVATKSLEMGTNLMLGVEACSTILLAVDHNIDDNMKHDCLCTRAGLYLKRRWKNDVYMAIRDCNSARCIDSRSFQAHLYMAEALLQLGRLKEASEYVDALNTIVPPYSQSVKQVENIKEQLFAAELEKNKKDQVGNTYTDARHGRLRSLSDLLFRSDASGSSSQEGREDSDYDDEMELDFETSASGDESRDSDPGFVRGSLSLRFHRRDSQTDEHSGENGSAESTQNGDSAYQPEVAVDMKQRYVAHCNVGTDIKQASFLGEQGEFIASGSDDGRWFIWEKRTGRLIKMLAGDGAVVNCIQSHPYDCAVATSGIDNTIKLWTPDANATSMIAGPEIDVSSVIENNQRKLSRNREILLPFEFLERFRMHEFGEGSLHPLECAQS from the exons atggagatggaccacgcggcggcggagaaggcgcgGTGGCGCTTCTCGGACGGCGGCGTCACCGACCTCCTGCAAGCCCGAAGTCTCCACGGCACCGCT GACATTAATAAGAGAGTGCAATTCCATTCTTCTCTAGTACAAAGGCTTGCTTTGGAGAAGGAAATGGAG GGTCACCTAGGTTGTGTCAATGCTATTGCATGGAATTCAAAGGGCTCACTTCTGCTATCAGGTTCAGATGACACTAGA ATCGGCATCTGGAGTTATGCTAATCGAGAgttgttgcatgacattgatACGGGTCATTCAGCAAACATATTTTGCACAAAATTTGTCCCTGAAACATCTGATGAAGTAATAGTCTCAGGAGCAGGAGATGCAGAG GTTCGTGTTTTTAATTTGTCCCGTTTAAGTGGAAAAAGGCCTGTAGAAATTTCTATGGAACCATCAGCAGTTTACCAATGCCACTCAAGGAGGATCAAGAAATTAGCT GTTGAAATTGGTAACCCTAATATAGTCTGGAGTGCAAGTGAGGATGGAACTCTAAGACAGCATGATTTTCGGGAGTGCAGTTCCTGTCCTCGTGCAAGATCTACTAATCAGGAATGCCGTAATGTGCTT CTAGATCTACGATGGGGAGCAAAGAAATCTTTAGCTGATATTCCCAGACAGCCATTGGCACTGAAGTCTTGTGATATCAGCACTGTTCGTCCCCATCAGCTCCTTGTTGGTGGAAG TGATGCATTTGCACGACTGTATGATAGGAGAATGCTTCCACCATTGAGCACATGCCAAACAAAAAAGGAACCACCTCCATGTATTAAAATGTTCTGTCCAATGCACCTTGCTGATACT AGGAAGTCAAATTTGCATCTAACTCATGTTGCGTTCAGCCCAAATGGTAAGGAGGTTCTGTTGAGCTACAGTGGTGAACATGTATATCTATTTGATGTTGACCTAG AAAATACGAGTTCTGTGAGATACACAGCAGACAATGTACAGGAGCAATTATGTCTACCCCCTTTTAACAAAGAGCCAGCAAAGTTAATTTCAAAACAACAGAAGTTTCCTGTAAACAGAGCTTCAAGAAATGTGTGTAGG GTAGATACGTTCAAGAAACTTatgcaagttgcaacaaaatCTCTTGAGATGGGCACTAACTTGATGCTTGGGGTTGAAGCATGCTCTACAATACTTCTGGCAGTGGACCATAATATTGATGATAACATGAAGCATGATTGCTTGTGTACTCGGGCAGGATTGTATCTAAAG AGGAGGTGGAAAAATGATGTATACATGGCTATAAGGGATTGCAACAGTGCAAGGTGTATAGATTCCAGATCATTTCAGGCGCATCTGTATATGGCAGAAGCACTATTACAG TTAGGAAGGCTGAAAGAGGCATCTGAATATGTGGATGCATTAAATACTATTGTTCCACCTTATTCTCAGTCAGTGAAGCAAGTGGAAAATATAAAGGAGCAGCTTTTTGCAG CTGAACTTGAGAAGAATAAAAAGGATCAAGTAGGGAATACCTACACTGATGCACGACATGGGCGGTTACGCTCATTAAGTGATCTACTGTTTAGATCAGATGCCAGTGGCTCGTCATCACAGGAGGGTCGAGAAGATTCAGATTATGATGATGAAATGGAGTTGGACTTTGAAACATCAGCATCAGGTGATGAAAGCCGTGATAGTGATCCAGGTTTTGTCCGGGGTAGTTTAAGTTTAAGATTTCACAGAAGAGATAGTCAAACTGACGAACATTCTGGTGAAAATGGATCAGCTGAGTCCACTCAGAATGGTGATTCTGCCTATCAG CCAGAAGTTGCCGTTGACATGAAGCAAAGATATGTTGCACACTGCAATGTGGGGACAGATATAAAGCAAGCTAGCTTTCTCGGTGAACAAG GGGAGTTTATTGCTAGCGGAAGTGATGATGGTAGATGGTTCATATGGGAGAAACGAACTGGAAGGTTGATTAAAATGCTTGCAGGGGATGGAGCCG TTGTGAACTGTATACAATCTCATCCATATGACTGTGCTGTTGCAACAAGTGGTATAGATAACACAATAAAG TTATGGACACCGGATGCGAACGCTACATCTATGATTGCTGGACCCGAAATTGATGTATCAAGTGTCATAGAAAACAATCAGAGGAAGCTCTCCCGGAACCGTGAAATTTTGCT ACCTTTCGAATTTTTGGAACGATTTCGAATGCATGAGTTTGGTGAAGGAAGTTTACATCCTTTGGAGTGTGCACAGAGCTGA
- the LOC112938316 gene encoding uncharacterized protein isoform X1, with translation MYKLGGRGGGRGGGGGAAKRPPAPHGRGRGAGPSIGGMPAPPRGRGAAAAAAAAAAAAAAAQAAGREESFSLESSGPPAFAAIIRLTPDLVDEIRRAEESGSGARIKFNPNMYNSSENIIDVGGKEFKFTWASERGELCDIYEERQSGEDGNGLLLECGSAWRKVNVQRILDESAKNLVKMRSEEAERLSKSRKSIVLDPANPSVKSQAKSMAAAAVEGNMRRMNWKQKKEFYKKNPAAVIAPTKSVSKVKLSNSVPKANFSTSPALSPEQPGPSIPSVPTGSDVNNEVITPFDLNKDENSKVEKSTPNRVSQGTSRRASVVSASTDDNTNELRSLLISVLSENPKGMNLKGLEKAVADVFPNASKKIDSIIKNIAIFQAPGRYLLKPGLEAESSKRSIDDNTEEAGPSLKMDDPDIFERIDIGGSPVSAARDEKVNNDSDGKAGSSSESGSGSDSDSESSDSGSDSGSQSRSAASGSGSSSDSDSDASSSSKEGSDAFVDITSDDDKGGAHRKAADELKLSSLPRDLTALDGDDELIDIGTNLDYKSASPHIDLNNFNDNNNESAYTAVPTDSFDASHLEKPPEIPGSKNMVNTSIDPSRIDSKYAANEMSYEDLFGDPLAPSSENLPKEETSQSTKHHGSRRKSVSKDGSNHGQDRINEKGAKPKLKRCSANENSSVMSGSAKRAKADYLGTTSSLSEQRQTLPLDKHVNEKLSKETGNVSWDAHSDLHAHDSSPAVKVRHLASGNLQKINQSPNVLNQAMHSERTQDKVEKSISKKKADKVQKPWNSLDGNLGRVSHAEDPYANFDDSDDSATRKKARYGGTQVEDKMLSRSKDANIDVNSMVSAKSAKGNVGYDGVMPFPDSNESNGQPSNLQRNNAESSPHGKKVLQRELSDLELGEFREASLENETGRAKKQFERNSSSKSLDGKLANVDNSIPSMANRKGSLSSSQDQRKPSPREFGIGGNINQEGFPKKASGYDFDNNRPQQRGNVPQSQQLSKPDNPVPVVILHPDQPGEKPGKRETRVQVGMLDQVGPKKIGKTTPKLPQNGSRNAIGSRTQKSISPAENEERSRNNSLIENDASRKRRDSSSDEDNLFFSKYDKEEPELKGPIKDFSQYKDYVQEYTEKYKVYSYLNIQIEKTRSEFLKVQEDLNVAKERDKDLYYNIMERIRDMYHESGTRHKLMKKVFSLLHEELQTIKRRIKDFADSYSNE, from the exons ATTATAGATGTTGGTGGCAAAGAATTTAAATTTACATGGGCTTCTGAACGTGGTGAATTATGTGATATTTATGAAGAACGTCAGAGTGGAGAGGATGGAAATGGATTGCTTCTTGAATGTGGCTCTGCGTGGCGCAAGGTGAATGTGCAGCGTATTTTGGATGAATCAGCAAAGAACCTTGTGAAAATGCGCTCAGAGGAGGCTGAGCGTCTCTCAAAATCTCGAAA ATCGATTGTGCTGGACCCTGCAAATCCATCTGTTAAGAGTCAGGCCAAGTcaatggctgctgctgctgttgaag GTAATATGCGGAGGATGAACTGGAAGCAGAAGAAAGAATTTTACAAGAAGAATCCAG CTGCTGTTATTGCTCCAACCAAATCAGTTTCCAAAGTGAAGCTGTCTAATAGTGTACCAAAAGCAAATTTCTCCACTTCACCAGCGCTTTCTCCTGAGCAACCTGGACCGAGCATTCCTTCAGTTCCTACCGGATCAGATGTAAATAATGAAGTCATAACACCATTCGATTTGAATAAAGATGAAAATAGTAAAGTCGAGAAATCAACCCCAAATAGGGTGTCTCAAGGAACAAGTCGTCGAGCAAGTGTTGTTTCTGCAAGTACTGATGATAATACAAATGAGCTGCGAAGTCTCTTGATATCTGTACTTTCAGAAAATCCAAAAGGAATGAATTTAAag GGCCTGGAGAAAGCTGTTGCAGATGTATTTCCGAATGCTTCAAAGAAAATAGATAGTATCATCAAGAAT ATTGCAATTTTCCAAGCGCCAGGGAGGTATTTGCTCAAACCTGGATTAGAGGCAGAAAGCTCTAAAAG ATCTATTGATGACAACACTGAGGAAGCTGGTCCAAGCTTAAAAATGGATGATCCTGATATATTTGAGAGGATTGACATTGGAGGCTCCCCAGTTTCTGCTGCCCGAGATGAAAAAGTCAATAATGACAGTGATGGTAAAGCTGGCTCATCTAGTGAGAGTGGAAGCGGTAGTGATAGTGACAGTGAAAGCAGTGACAGTGGAAGTGACAGTGGGAGCCAAAGCAGAAGCGCTGCAAGTGGCAGTGGGAGCAGTAGTGACAGTGACAGTGATGCTTCTTCAAGCAGCAAGGAAGGATCAGATGCATTTGTGGATATTACAAGTGATGATGATAAAGGAGGAGCACACAGAAAAGCAGCAGATGAACTTAAATTATCTTCATTGCCAAGAGATTTGACTGCACTAGATGGCGATGATGAGCTAATAGATATTGGAACAAATCTGGATTATAAGAGCGCATCCCCACACATTGATTTGAACAATTTTAATGACAACAATAATGAGTCAGCATACACAGCTGTACCAACTGATAGCTTCGATGCGAGCCACTTAGAGAAGCCACCAGAAATTCCTGGAAGCAAGAACATGGTAAATACCAGCATAGATCCTAGTAGAATTGATAGCAAGTACGCTGCAAATGAAATGTCTTATGAGGACCTTTTTGGTGACCCTTTAGCACCAAGTAGTGAAAACCTACCCAAGGAAGAAACCAGCCAATCTACAAAACATCATGGCAGTAGGAGAAAGTCAGTATCAAAGGATGGATCAAATCATGGTCAGGATAGGATCAACGAGAAAGGTGCCAAACCCAAGTTGAAAAGATGCTCTGCCAATGAGAACTCGAGTGTAATGTCTGGAAGTGCCAAAAGGGCCAAGGCTGATTATTTAGGAACTACTAGTTCATTATCAGAACAGAGACAAACTTTACCTCTTGACAAACATGTGAATGAGAAGCTGAGTAAGGAGACAGGGAATGTTAGCTGGGATGCACATAGTGATCTTCATGCACATGATAGCAGCCCTGCTGTGAAAGTAAGACATTTGGCTTCTGGAAATTTGCAAAAGATAAATCAAAGCCCAAATGTACTTAACCAAGCAATGCACTCTGAGAGAACACAAGATAAGGTTGAGAAGTCAATTTCTAAGAAAAAGGCAGATAAGGTTCAGAAGCCTTGGAATAGTTTGGATGGTAACCTTGGAAGAGTTTCGCACGCTGAAGACCCATATGCCAATTTTGATGACTCTGATGATTCTGCCACAAGAAAAAAAGCTAGATATGGGGGAACCCAAGTTGAGGATAAAATGCTCAGTCGTTCCAAAGATGCTAACATTGACGTGAATTCCATGGTTTCAGCTAAAAGTGCTAAAGGAAATGTTGGATATGATGGTGTTATGCCGTTTCCTGATTCCAATGAAAGTAATGGTCAGCCATCAAATTTGCAAAGAAATAATGCCGAGAGTTCACCTCATGGAAAAAAAGTGCTCCAGAGAGAGCTTTCAGATCTCGAGTTGGGTGAATTTCGTGAGGCTTCTCTGGAAAATGAGACTGGGAGGGCAAAGAAGCAATTTGAAAGAAATAGTTCTTCAAAATCACTTGATGGTAAATTAGCTAATGTGGATAACTCCATTCCCAGTATGGCAAACAGAAAGGGTTCTCTATCCTCTTCTCAAGATCAGAGGAAACCATCACCTCGAGAATTTGGTATTGGAGGTAATATAAATCAGGAAGGATTCCCCAAGAAGGCATCTGGATATGATTTTGATAATAATAGGCCTCAACAAAGAGGAAATGTTCCACAAAGTCAGCAATTGTCAAAACCTGATAATCCAGTTCCTGTGGTCATATTACATCCAGATCAGCCAGGAGAAAAACCCGGGAAAAGGGAAACAAGGGTTCAGGTTGGAATGCTAGATCAAGTAGGTCCAAAGAAGATAGGGAAAACTACCCCCAAGCTTCCTCAGAATGGTAGTAGGAATGCCATAGGCTCTAGAACACAGAAATCAATTTCCCCAGCAGAAAATGAGGAAAGAAGTAGGAACAACTCTTTGATTGAGAATGATGCAAGTAGAAAGAGAAGGGACAGTTCTTCAGATGAAGATAATTTATTCTTCTCAAAGTATGATAAAGAGGAACCAGAACTGAAAGGTCCAATAAAAGATTTCTCACA ATACAAAGATTATGTTCAGGAGTACACTGAGAAATACAAAGTTTACTCCTACTTAAACATTCAGATTGAGAAAACTCG ATCTGAATTCCTAAAGGTTCAGGAGGATCTTAATGTCGCTAAAGAAAGAGATAAGGATCTGTATTATAACATTATGGAAAGAATCAGAGACATGTATCATGAATCGGGCACA AGGCATAAATTGATGAAGAAGGTCTTTTCACTGCTTCACGAAGAGTTGCAG ACTATCAAGAGAAGAATTAAAGACTTCGCCGACAGCTATTCAAATGAGTAA